From a single Paludibacter jiangxiensis genomic region:
- a CDS encoding nucleoside deaminase, with amino-acid sequence MDNEDILFMRRAIELSRASVKSGGGPFGALIVKEGVIIAEGSNCVTKHHDPTAHAEIVAIREAAGKLNAFDLSGCVIYSSCEPCPMCLGAIYWAHLDKLFYGNTKTDAHDIGFDDSFIYRELDLSPDKRQLHMTQMLADEAILAFREWTEKLDKTEY; translated from the coding sequence TAGAGCTATAGAGCTGTCGCGCGCGAGTGTGAAGAGTGGCGGAGGTCCGTTTGGAGCTCTGATAGTAAAGGAGGGGGTGATCATTGCTGAAGGTTCAAACTGCGTTACAAAGCATCATGATCCTACTGCACATGCCGAAATCGTTGCCATCAGGGAGGCTGCCGGTAAACTCAATGCTTTTGATTTGTCAGGTTGCGTGATATACAGTTCCTGCGAGCCGTGTCCTATGTGCCTAGGAGCTATTTACTGGGCACACCTCGATAAATTGTTTTACGGAAATACCAAAACAGATGCTCATGATATAGGTTTTGACGACTCGTTTATTTATCGGGAACTCGATTTGAGTCCGGACAAAAGGCAGTTGCACATGACACAAATGCTGGCTGACGAAGCGATACTGGCTTTTCGTGAATGGACGGAAAAATTGGATAAAACTGAATATTGA